In Aquimarina spinulae, a single window of DNA contains:
- a CDS encoding TonB-dependent receptor produces MKLKLLIIFLGCTLITTSQNLEQIGKAPLVKVNGGVSANSVYYDGSANRDPFTYFINGNLNFNISGIYNIPLSFSYTNQDFGYSTPFKINRLSIHPSYKWVATHIGDVAMTFSPYTVSGHQFTGFGTDLTPNKPYKISAFYGRLLKATEYNEEVPDAIPAYKRMGYGLKTSYDFNKFSVGFIFFKAKDEASSLDIIIPEELHIDPKENLVVSLESSVEIVKGLRFNIEIAQSAVTENIEDKEINKGSNALGFLINEKASTDYYTALNTDFTYSFGKGSVGMGYERIDPQYRTFGAYFFNNDLENITLNAAQELFNGRVSLALNAGLQRDDLKNEKEAQSNRIVSAINASIQASDRLNIGASYSNFQSYTNIRTAFDEINQVNQFENLDTLDFKQVSQNAALNLGYLVSQSPQKQQNLGLNLTFQTTKDEQGTADATNNETNFYNAGANYTITYPERTLTINAAINAAYNVVELADALTYGPTLSASKQFFEKKLRTGISASYNESLVDGNSQGNVMNFRANAGYIYKEKHNINLNALTLFRNTTNTSAHDFTVTLGYSYSFDVKKPDLRFAKRTSKGTDDEKNQEKATDTLQKLENKLQEEKASKQNYYRFRYRTEIYEGNASTVSNKIEAISQQKYFKEKEAFSKDKIQNQLSTLKEKAKTDTDFKNSALNYLDSIYLRKDFIPTYQERLQYVLVHLQKELLAKYQEMKVKYATAKSDMESHPLHTLNDAEKEQADEQDQFDYMKLKTIYRVDGNRLESYLNLRFEIGKILKDNAVVKNDKKLNQFKAMTKEGAFSAYLKDKDLEKINIYLEEQIIRYYDKLYQSSE; encoded by the coding sequence TTGAAACTAAAACTACTAATCATTTTTCTCGGCTGTACATTAATTACCACAAGTCAAAATCTTGAACAAATTGGTAAAGCTCCATTAGTGAAAGTTAATGGTGGTGTTTCTGCAAACTCTGTATACTATGATGGATCAGCAAATAGAGATCCATTTACATACTTTATTAATGGTAATCTCAATTTCAATATTAGCGGTATTTACAATATTCCTTTATCATTTTCGTATACCAATCAGGATTTTGGATACAGTACTCCTTTCAAAATAAATCGTTTAAGTATTCATCCCTCTTATAAATGGGTTGCAACTCATATTGGTGATGTCGCTATGACTTTTTCTCCATATACTGTGAGTGGTCATCAATTTACAGGTTTTGGTACGGATTTAACACCTAACAAACCTTATAAAATTAGTGCTTTCTATGGTCGATTATTAAAAGCCACAGAATATAATGAAGAAGTACCTGACGCTATTCCTGCATATAAGCGAATGGGATATGGATTAAAAACATCCTATGATTTTAACAAATTTTCTGTTGGGTTCATTTTTTTTAAGGCTAAAGACGAAGCCTCTTCGCTAGACATTATAATCCCAGAGGAGCTACATATTGACCCCAAAGAAAATTTAGTCGTTAGTTTAGAATCTTCTGTAGAAATTGTAAAAGGATTGCGTTTCAATATAGAAATCGCCCAAAGTGCTGTAACAGAAAATATAGAAGATAAGGAAATCAACAAGGGCTCTAATGCACTTGGTTTTTTAATAAACGAAAAAGCTTCTACTGACTATTATACTGCTTTAAACACTGATTTTACTTATTCCTTTGGTAAAGGAAGTGTAGGTATGGGTTACGAACGTATTGATCCTCAATACCGAACATTTGGGGCCTATTTCTTTAATAATGATCTCGAAAATATTACATTAAATGCTGCACAAGAATTATTTAATGGTAGGGTTTCTTTGGCCCTCAATGCAGGTTTACAACGTGATGATTTAAAAAATGAAAAAGAAGCACAATCGAATAGAATCGTTTCTGCTATTAATGCATCTATACAAGCTTCAGATCGATTGAATATTGGTGCTTCGTATTCCAATTTTCAGTCATATACCAATATAAGAACAGCTTTTGACGAGATTAATCAGGTAAATCAATTTGAAAATTTAGATACTTTGGATTTTAAACAGGTTTCCCAAAATGCTGCACTAAATCTTGGTTATCTAGTATCTCAAAGCCCGCAAAAACAACAGAACCTTGGCCTTAATCTTACTTTTCAAACTACAAAAGATGAACAAGGTACTGCCGATGCTACTAACAATGAAACTAATTTTTATAATGCAGGAGCAAACTATACGATTACATACCCAGAACGTACATTAACTATTAATGCAGCAATTAATGCAGCATACAATGTCGTTGAATTGGCAGATGCATTAACCTATGGTCCTACTCTATCTGCAAGCAAACAATTTTTTGAAAAGAAATTACGAACTGGTATATCAGCATCGTATAATGAAAGTCTTGTCGATGGCAATTCACAAGGTAATGTGATGAATTTTAGAGCAAATGCAGGATACATATATAAAGAGAAACATAATATTAATCTTAATGCCTTAACGCTTTTTAGAAATACAACCAACACTAGCGCCCATGATTTTACGGTTACATTAGGATATAGTTATTCTTTTGATGTTAAGAAACCAGACCTTAGGTTTGCAAAAAGAACTTCTAAAGGTACTGATGACGAAAAAAATCAAGAAAAAGCTACAGATACTCTACAGAAATTAGAAAATAAACTTCAGGAAGAAAAAGCAAGCAAACAGAATTACTATCGTTTTAGATATCGTACCGAAATTTATGAAGGTAATGCTTCTACTGTCTCCAATAAAATAGAAGCTATTTCTCAACAAAAATACTTTAAAGAAAAGGAAGCTTTTTCTAAAGATAAAATTCAAAATCAATTATCAACACTTAAAGAAAAAGCAAAAACCGATACGGATTTCAAAAATTCGGCTTTAAATTATCTGGATAGTATATATCTACGTAAAGATTTTATCCCCACATATCAAGAAAGGCTTCAGTATGTTTTAGTTCATCTTCAAAAAGAGCTTTTAGCTAAATACCAAGAAATGAAAGTAAAGTATGCTACAGCAAAAAGTGATATGGAATCGCATCCTTTACATACATTAAATGATGCTGAAAAGGAACAAGCAGATGAACAAGATCAATTTGATTATATGAAACTTAAAACCATTTATAGAGTAGATGGAAACCGTCTGGAATCTTATCTTAATCTTAGGTTTGAAATAGGTAAGATACTAAAAGATAATGCAGTAGTCAAAAACGATAAAAAACTGAACCAGTTTAAGGCCATGACAAAAGAAGGAGCGTTCAGTGCGTACTTGAAAGACAAAGATTTAGAAAAAATTAACATATATTTAGAGGAGCAAATTATCAGATATTATGATAAGCTATATCAAAGCTCAGAGTAA
- a CDS encoding LytR/AlgR family response regulator transcription factor, with translation MIKNKKVLIVEDEFSIALDIKISLEKLDYVIVGIASTYKEAIKYSEETMPDIVIMDINISGDKNGIEAAEDIYAKYKIPIVFLTANGDDTTFKEALQSKPFGFLLKPFNIKELSFTLQIALQKQFENKSSGGMLPNNKVSDTLFVKDKSQLIRVKIDEILWVEAMDNYTQIITRNKRVVVNMFLKEFYEKVPQDKFLRIHRSYMVALDKIDKIENRFVFIGDKNIPVSKAYKSQLLERLDIL, from the coding sequence ATGATAAAGAACAAAAAAGTACTAATCGTCGAAGATGAGTTTTCAATTGCATTAGATATTAAAATTAGCTTAGAGAAATTAGATTATGTTATAGTGGGTATTGCAAGTACTTATAAAGAAGCAATAAAATATAGCGAAGAAACTATGCCAGATATTGTTATCATGGATATTAATATTTCGGGAGATAAAAATGGTATCGAAGCAGCAGAAGATATTTATGCGAAATATAAAATTCCAATTGTTTTTCTTACTGCTAATGGAGATGATACTACATTTAAAGAAGCTTTACAATCCAAACCTTTTGGGTTTTTATTAAAACCCTTTAATATAAAAGAGTTGTCTTTTACGCTACAAATAGCCTTGCAAAAACAATTTGAGAATAAAAGTTCTGGAGGTATGCTTCCTAATAATAAAGTATCAGATACTCTATTTGTTAAGGATAAATCTCAGCTTATACGTGTTAAAATAGACGAAATTTTATGGGTAGAGGCTATGGATAATTATACTCAAATTATTACCAGAAATAAAAGAGTTGTGGTAAATATGTTTTTGAAAGAATTCTATGAAAAAGTACCACAGGATAAATTTTTGAGAATTCATAGGTCATATATGGTAGCATTAGATAAAATTGATAAAATAGAAAATAGATTTGTTTTTATTGGAGATAAAAATATTCCGGTAAGCAAGGCATATAAAAGTCAATTATTAGAACGATTAGATATTCTATAA
- a CDS encoding tetratricopeptide repeat protein, with protein sequence MKEIVCFLERYSYLFFLFFYASVNAQTDSLEQKLVTASKQEKIEIYKQLVNTYSKIDIEKALDYGRQGLELVKDEYTKDTGFFYLRMGNFYNAKSEHEKALFYNKKMLKVAKRLQYELGVAKSYQNIGVTYVKMGNYNQALDNYLKALKIYEALEEENFIVGITGNIGSLYSCRLKDDENGLIYYNRALTLSKKIGNEEFRAHILGAIGEMYIRQKESKKAKKMLEESISIAEKTNYTEVIISGYNNLSQINVEEKRFNKAIGYTKKALQIVLERGSSEDITLSYLTLGDIYDKLENIKTATFYYDKALLTATETKALPQLSRVYQALHKYSNKKKEYKKSYEYLLKYNTVKDSLFSEEKHKQLREIQAKFDLENKEKEVEILTKENKIKVLENESQRTTQIVLITGLVALILVLVTLLYAYKDKQKTNRILAEKNSKISQALKDREILLKEVHHRVKNNLQIVSSLLNLQDKFSEHKSAAEILQEIQNKIQAMAIIHEKLYKSSDLSLINLQTYLDGLLTHFKTSYQLSERNITINRTIEDINLDMDYLVPCGLIVNEIIANSIKHAFRDNQGGQISIEASRNKDQYILTVKDTGVGFPEDFKIENSRSLGMQLIQGLTQQINGSIHIISNPGAYYTITFNITT encoded by the coding sequence ATGAAGGAAATAGTATGTTTTTTAGAGAGATATAGTTATCTCTTTTTTTTATTTTTTTATGCTTCGGTAAATGCACAAACTGATAGTTTGGAACAAAAACTGGTGACAGCATCTAAACAGGAAAAAATAGAAATCTATAAACAATTAGTTAATACATATAGCAAGATAGATATAGAAAAAGCCCTTGATTATGGAAGGCAAGGATTAGAATTAGTGAAGGATGAATATACTAAGGATACAGGTTTTTTTTATTTAAGAATGGGAAATTTCTATAATGCTAAATCAGAACATGAAAAGGCATTGTTTTATAATAAAAAAATGCTAAAGGTTGCAAAAAGATTACAATATGAATTGGGAGTTGCAAAGAGTTATCAAAATATTGGAGTAACCTATGTCAAAATGGGGAATTATAACCAGGCTCTGGATAATTATTTAAAAGCACTTAAAATCTATGAAGCTCTGGAGGAAGAGAATTTTATTGTTGGAATAACAGGTAACATAGGTTCTTTATATTCTTGTAGGCTGAAAGATGATGAGAATGGATTAATATACTACAATAGGGCATTAACATTATCTAAAAAAATTGGAAACGAAGAATTTAGAGCTCATATTTTGGGTGCTATTGGTGAAATGTATATACGTCAAAAAGAGTCTAAAAAGGCCAAAAAGATGTTAGAAGAATCTATTAGCATTGCTGAAAAAACAAATTATACTGAAGTTATTATATCGGGATATAATAATCTATCTCAAATAAATGTAGAAGAAAAAAGGTTTAATAAAGCTATAGGATATACTAAAAAAGCATTACAGATTGTATTAGAAAGAGGGTCTTCAGAAGATATTACATTATCATATTTAACATTGGGAGATATCTATGATAAACTCGAAAATATTAAAACAGCAACATTTTATTATGATAAAGCGTTGTTGACAGCTACAGAAACAAAAGCTTTACCGCAACTATCAAGAGTATACCAGGCACTTCATAAGTATTCTAACAAGAAAAAAGAATATAAAAAAAGTTATGAATATCTATTAAAATACAATACAGTTAAAGATTCATTATTTTCAGAGGAAAAACATAAACAGCTTCGAGAGATACAAGCAAAGTTTGATTTAGAAAACAAAGAAAAAGAAGTCGAAATACTAACCAAAGAAAATAAGATAAAGGTTTTAGAAAATGAAAGTCAGAGAACTACGCAAATTGTATTGATAACAGGATTAGTAGCACTAATACTAGTATTGGTAACACTATTGTATGCATACAAAGACAAGCAAAAAACCAATAGAATTCTCGCAGAAAAAAACAGTAAGATATCTCAAGCCCTTAAAGATCGAGAAATACTATTAAAAGAAGTGCACCATCGAGTGAAAAATAACTTGCAAATTGTGTCTAGTTTACTAAATCTACAGGATAAATTTAGTGAGCATAAAAGTGCTGCAGAGATTTTACAAGAGATTCAGAACAAAATACAGGCGATGGCAATTATTCATGAAAAACTGTACAAGTCTAGTGATTTATCCTTGATTAATTTACAGACGTATTTAGATGGTTTGCTAACTCATTTCAAGACCAGCTATCAGCTTTCTGAACGAAACATAACAATAAATAGAACGATAGAAGATATTAATTTAGATATGGATTATCTGGTTCCTTGTGGTTTAATTGTTAATGAGATTATTGCAAATAGTATTAAGCACGCTTTTCGAGATAATCAAGGAGGGCAAATTAGTATAGAAGCTTCTAGAAATAAAGACCAATATATCCTTACGGTAAAAGATACAGGAGTTGGTTTTCCAGAAGATTTTAAGATAGAAAATAGTCGATCTCTTGGGATGCAACTCATACAAGGGTTAACTCAACAAATTAACGGATCAATACATATTATTTCTAATCCAGGAGCTTACTATACCATTACATTTAATATTACCACGTAA
- a CDS encoding efflux RND transporter permease subunit, whose translation MEEVNKKKVDKEFKLSSWAIDNPTTIYVMIGIFLILGLSAYFSMPRENFPEINETKIYISVPYPGNTAEDIERLIVDPLEDKLKNVSNVVEVVSTSQEDYAIITVEFDEELSVPAAKQKVKDEVDSEKANEDWPTFNGAKVEPNVFDLSISEETPIMAINITGDYPVDQLKKFGEYLEDKIEDLSEIKKVDIRGAQEKEVEVAVDIYKMMAAKVSFDDIINAIRNGNITMSAGNMITNGQRRTIRILGEINNPLQLDDFVVKSQDGAVYLRDIAKVTFRDEDKTTYARDFGNNVVMLEVKKRSGKNMVEAAEKIRKIIVDAEENVFPKDLNINIANDESSKTINQVNDLVNNIIFGIILVVGVLMFFLGFRNALFVGFAIPMSMFMSFMILSALGYTMNTMILFALIMGLGMLVDNGIVVVENVYRLMEEEGMSRIQAAKKGIGEIAFPIIISTLTTVAAFVPLGMWPGVMGQFMIYFPITLSVVLGSSLFVAIFINSMLVSQFMEIGEKELSVKQLIRLSAILGGIGIFILIFGGAVRGLGSLMIFTAIMFWVYKYVLKKGANFFQKRILAWLENKYQKFLAFALKGWRVYGFTFGTFLLLFIVFAMFGASVGNQRTKIEFFPDNKPNQIIVYIEYPQGTDIKKTNEITIDIEKRVYAVLNSKEYIEGKDHNFLVETAVSQVGEGAFNPQTDGGSSAEMPHRAKIIAVMREYKFRKGKDSEVLRQKVQDALKGIYPGVAISVEKDAVGPPAGYPINIEIEGPDYDELINIAEQMRNFINEKNIPGIEELKIDVNKGKPAMQVVVDREKAGELGVAAGQVGNQLRRSIFGEKAGVYKKEGEDYDIYVRFNEVNRYNTSALFNQNITFRDQATGKLKEIPVSTVASQKNTSSFSAIKHKKAKRVVTVYSGLQPGYTDAGAIVSQIKTEMASFSKPPKDVEIDYTGQIEEQDKQMKFLMGAFFSGLGLIMLILIFQFSSISKPTIIMIAIFLSFIGVFGGILITGASFVIMMTMMGIISLAGIVVNNGVVLLDYTQLLIDRKKVELNVPEKDLLPNEEVMKVIIKGGRARLRPVLLTAITTVLGLIPLAIGLNIDFFSLFSEFNPKIYMGGDNVIFWGPLAWTVIYGLIIATFLTLIIVPVLFFIVHRIKIRFSKKKVAVIPAVTTTA comes from the coding sequence ATGGAAGAAGTTAATAAGAAAAAGGTAGATAAGGAATTTAAATTATCATCTTGGGCTATAGATAACCCTACTACCATCTATGTAATGATTGGGATATTTCTGATTTTAGGGCTTTCGGCATATTTTTCTATGCCACGAGAAAATTTTCCTGAGATCAATGAAACCAAAATATACATTAGTGTTCCTTATCCAGGAAATACCGCAGAAGATATAGAACGCCTAATCGTTGATCCACTAGAGGATAAATTAAAAAATGTAAGTAATGTAGTAGAGGTTGTTTCAACTTCTCAAGAAGATTATGCCATTATAACCGTAGAGTTTGATGAAGAACTTTCTGTACCGGCAGCTAAGCAAAAGGTAAAAGATGAAGTCGATTCTGAAAAAGCAAATGAAGACTGGCCTACTTTTAATGGTGCTAAGGTAGAACCTAATGTTTTTGATTTAAGTATTTCTGAAGAAACTCCGATTATGGCCATCAACATCACTGGAGATTACCCAGTTGATCAATTAAAAAAATTCGGAGAATACCTTGAAGATAAAATTGAAGATCTATCCGAAATCAAAAAAGTAGACATCAGAGGTGCTCAGGAAAAAGAAGTAGAAGTTGCTGTGGATATCTATAAAATGATGGCTGCCAAAGTAAGTTTTGATGATATCATTAATGCAATCCGTAATGGAAATATTACTATGTCTGCCGGAAATATGATTACTAATGGACAAAGACGTACTATTAGAATATTAGGTGAAATCAATAATCCTTTACAATTAGATGATTTTGTTGTTAAATCTCAGGATGGTGCAGTGTATTTGCGTGATATTGCCAAAGTAACTTTTAGAGATGAAGACAAAACTACTTATGCCAGAGATTTTGGGAACAATGTAGTCATGCTCGAAGTTAAAAAACGCTCTGGTAAAAACATGGTCGAAGCTGCCGAAAAAATAAGGAAAATCATAGTAGATGCCGAAGAAAATGTATTCCCTAAGGATTTAAATATAAATATTGCTAACGATGAATCTTCGAAAACTATTAACCAGGTAAATGATCTGGTCAACAATATTATTTTCGGGATCATATTGGTGGTTGGAGTATTGATGTTCTTCTTAGGATTTAGAAACGCATTATTTGTTGGGTTTGCTATTCCTATGTCTATGTTTATGTCCTTTATGATTCTATCTGCTTTGGGATATACTATGAATACTATGATCCTATTTGCATTAATCATGGGATTAGGAATGTTGGTAGATAATGGTATTGTAGTAGTAGAAAATGTATACCGTTTGATGGAAGAAGAAGGCATGTCGAGAATACAAGCCGCAAAAAAAGGTATTGGTGAAATTGCATTTCCAATAATCATCTCGACTTTGACTACAGTAGCAGCATTCGTTCCTTTAGGAATGTGGCCTGGTGTAATGGGACAGTTTATGATATATTTCCCTATTACTTTATCGGTAGTACTTGGATCCTCTCTATTTGTAGCGATATTTATTAACTCTATGTTGGTTTCCCAATTTATGGAAATTGGAGAAAAAGAACTCTCTGTAAAACAATTGATACGCTTAAGTGCTATTTTAGGAGGTATTGGTATTTTTATACTCATCTTTGGAGGAGCTGTAAGAGGCTTAGGAAGCCTTATGATCTTTACTGCAATCATGTTCTGGGTATACAAATATGTGCTTAAAAAAGGGGCAAATTTCTTTCAAAAAAGAATTCTGGCCTGGTTAGAAAATAAATATCAAAAATTTCTAGCCTTTGCTTTAAAAGGATGGCGTGTCTATGGATTTACCTTTGGAACATTTTTACTCCTATTTATTGTATTTGCAATGTTTGGAGCTTCTGTTGGGAATCAACGTACTAAAATTGAATTCTTTCCTGATAACAAACCCAACCAAATTATCGTTTATATTGAATATCCGCAGGGTACTGATATCAAAAAAACCAATGAAATTACTATTGATATCGAAAAGAGGGTATATGCTGTCTTAAACAGTAAGGAATATATAGAAGGAAAAGATCATAATTTCTTGGTAGAAACTGCGGTTTCTCAAGTAGGAGAAGGTGCATTTAATCCACAAACCGATGGAGGAAGCAGTGCAGAAATGCCACATCGTGCTAAAATCATAGCGGTGATGAGGGAATACAAATTCAGAAAAGGAAAAGATTCTGAAGTACTTCGCCAAAAAGTACAGGATGCCTTAAAAGGAATTTATCCTGGGGTTGCTATTTCTGTAGAAAAAGATGCAGTAGGTCCTCCTGCAGGATACCCTATTAATATTGAAATCGAGGGGCCCGATTATGACGAACTGATCAATATTGCAGAACAAATGCGTAACTTTATTAATGAAAAAAACATCCCTGGTATTGAGGAATTAAAAATTGATGTTAATAAAGGGAAACCTGCTATGCAAGTGGTTGTAGATCGTGAAAAAGCAGGTGAATTAGGTGTGGCTGCCGGCCAGGTTGGTAATCAATTACGTCGTTCAATCTTTGGAGAAAAAGCCGGAGTTTATAAAAAAGAAGGAGAAGATTATGATATCTATGTGCGATTTAATGAAGTTAATCGATATAATACAAGCGCGCTGTTTAACCAAAATATTACATTTAGAGATCAAGCTACAGGAAAACTAAAAGAGATACCTGTTTCTACAGTAGCTTCGCAAAAAAATACTTCCTCTTTTAGTGCTATTAAGCATAAAAAAGCCAAAAGAGTAGTTACAGTATACTCCGGTCTTCAACCTGGTTATACAGATGCCGGAGCAATTGTATCCCAGATCAAAACCGAAATGGCTAGTTTTTCGAAACCTCCAAAAGATGTTGAAATTGATTACACAGGTCAGATAGAAGAACAAGACAAACAAATGAAATTTTTAATGGGTGCTTTCTTTTCTGGGCTTGGACTTATTATGTTAATTCTTATTTTTCAGTTTAGCTCAATCTCGAAACCTACTATAATCATGATTGCCATTTTCCTAAGTTTTATAGGTGTTTTTGGAGGAATATTAATTACCGGAGCTTCATTTGTAATCATGATGACAATGATGGGGATTATTTCATTAGCCGGAATTGTGGTAAATAATGGAGTAGTTCTACTAGACTATACTCAACTTTTGATAGATCGTAAAAAAGTAGAACTTAATGTTCCTGAAAAAGATCTGTTACCCAATGAAGAAGTAATGAAAGTAATCATTAAAGGAGGTAGGGCTCGTTTACGACCAGTATTATTAACTGCAATTACTACAGTATTAGGATTAATACCTCTGGCAATAGGGTTAAACATAGATTTTTTCTCTTTATTTTCTGAGTTTAATCCAAAAATATATATGGGTGGTGATAATGTAATTTTCTGGGGGCCACTAGCCTGGACCGTTATCTATGGACTAATCATAGCCACATTCCTGACCTTAATTATTGTTCCGGTGCTATTCTTTATTGTACACCGTATTAAAATTAGGTTTAGTAAAAAGAAAGTTGCAGTAATACCAGCAGTAACTACAACAGCATAA
- a CDS encoding efflux RND transporter periplasmic adaptor subunit, producing the protein MKKILTILSISLLIISCGQNNTKSIDKIIEDGNLQALRAKRTEIVAEQQAVADQLKQLDEAIASLDSVKKLPLVTTIMAKDTLFNHFLELQGNVETKKNIVLYPEMGGILTRVYVKEGQKVSKGQLLARIDDGGLSQQLSQVEVQAQLAKTTFDRQKRLWDQKIGSEIQYLEAKTNFEAQQNVVNQIKRQLAKTTVNAPFSGIIDDVITEQGSVVSPGQSALIRIVNLNDMYIETEVPERYIPNITKGKDVEVYFPILGKTINTKIRQVGNYINPNNRSFMVEVGIPSNGGTIKPNLTAKVKINDYTNEKAILIPQSIISENAEGDQYTYVTLDKNSENIAEAKRVIIKTGKTQGDLIEITKGLNSGDAIISEGARSVKDGQKVKILN; encoded by the coding sequence ATGAAAAAGATACTTACCATATTATCTATATCACTTCTTATCATTTCATGTGGACAAAATAATACAAAGTCTATTGATAAAATTATAGAAGACGGTAATCTACAAGCATTACGTGCAAAAAGAACCGAGATAGTAGCCGAGCAACAAGCTGTTGCTGATCAATTAAAACAATTAGACGAGGCAATCGCTTCTTTAGATTCTGTAAAAAAACTTCCTTTGGTAACTACGATTATGGCCAAAGATACTTTGTTTAATCATTTTCTGGAGTTACAAGGAAATGTTGAAACCAAAAAGAATATAGTTCTGTATCCCGAAATGGGCGGTATCTTAACCCGAGTTTATGTTAAAGAAGGACAAAAAGTATCTAAAGGACAATTATTAGCCAGAATTGATGATGGTGGATTAAGCCAACAATTGTCTCAGGTAGAAGTACAGGCACAATTAGCAAAAACAACATTTGATCGTCAAAAAAGACTATGGGATCAAAAAATTGGTTCAGAAATTCAATACCTGGAAGCTAAAACAAATTTTGAAGCTCAACAAAATGTGGTAAACCAGATCAAACGCCAATTAGCAAAAACAACTGTAAACGCACCATTTTCTGGTATTATTGATGATGTTATTACAGAACAGGGAAGTGTTGTCTCTCCCGGACAGTCTGCATTAATACGCATTGTTAATTTAAATGATATGTATATCGAAACAGAAGTCCCGGAGCGTTATATCCCAAATATCACTAAAGGAAAAGATGTAGAAGTATATTTCCCAATTCTTGGAAAGACAATTAACACAAAGATTCGCCAAGTAGGAAATTATATCAATCCAAACAATCGTTCTTTTATGGTAGAAGTTGGTATTCCTTCGAATGGAGGAACCATAAAACCAAATCTTACTGCCAAAGTAAAAATTAATGATTACACTAATGAAAAAGCGATACTAATCCCACAAAGTATCATTTCTGAAAATGCAGAAGGAGATCAATATACTTATGTTACTCTGGATAAGAATTCTGAAAATATTGCGGAAGCCAAAAGAGTAATTATTAAAACAGGGAAAACACAAGGAGACCTCATAGAGATTACCAAAGGTCTTAATAGTGGTGATGCTATAATTAGTGAAGGTGCAAGAAGTGTAAAAGATGGTCAGAAAGTTAAAATTTTAAACTAA